A genome region from Nicotiana tabacum cultivar K326 chromosome 13, ASM71507v2, whole genome shotgun sequence includes the following:
- the LOC142167891 gene encoding small GTPase LIP1-like has product MARQWVEKQGLLPSSEEIPLTESFPGGGGLIAAAKGARYDKEAVMKFFRMLIRRRYFSDDLPGNHWSTPVPKPLQQSSEISNDDDHLYKSKSSSYIGEYKYNALPPLPAQRNLTPPPTLYPQQPMSTPDNYNIPRFAFTSNQEISSARSKRSDINV; this is encoded by the exons ATGGCTCGCCAGTGGGTTGAGAAGCAAGGTCTACTTCCTTCAAGCGAAGAGATCCCATTGACAGAGAGTTTTCCTGGTGGTGGAGGTCTTATTGCG GCCGCTAAGGGAGCAAGATATGACAAAGAAGCTGTCATGAAGTTTTTCCGCATG TTAATCAGGAGGAGATACTTCTCAGATGATCTACCTGGTAATCATTGGTCTACCCCAGTTCCGAAACCACTGCAGCAATCGAGCGAAATCTCAAATGATGATGATCACTTGTACAAAAGTAAAAGTTCAAG TTATATCGGTGAATACAAGTACAATGCACTCCCTCCTTTACCAGCTCAACGCAATCTCACACCGCCTCCCACGCTTTACCCACAGCAGCCTATGTCTACACCTGACAACTATAACATCCCCAGATTTGCCTTTACGAGCAACCAAGAAATCAGCAGTGCCAGATCTAAGCGTTCAGATATTAACGTCTGA
- the LOC107802518 gene encoding putative WRKY transcription factor 51 — MSSPLLSTMENFHYSNPNPNPNYGATDFIETPEFELSDYLFPVDELSDDFLLQNEMTSEFVQSISSSGSYSNPTPSSANNIKCTKGVKKYNKVDAKSRVAFRFKSDLDVLDDGFKWRKYGKKMVKNRPNPRNYYKCSSGGCNVKKRVERDNEDSSYVITTYEGIHNHQSPSHVLHYTQFPPKNIGLHNLRL; from the exons ATGTCCTCTCCTTTACTTTCAACAATGGAAAATTTTCATTACTCAAACCCTAATCCTAACCCTAATTATGGAGCTACTGATTTTATTGAGACGCCGGAATTTGAACTCTCCGATTATCTCTTTCCTGTCGACGAATTGAGTGATGATTTTTTGTTACAAAATGAAATGACGTCTGAATTTGTTCAAAGTATTTCCAGCAGTGGATCATATTCCAATCCCACTCCAAGTTCAGCTAATAACAT AAAATGTACAAAAGGTGTAAAGAAGTACAACAAGGTGGATGCAAAGTCTAGGGTTGCATTTAGATTTAAATCGGACTTGGATGTTTTGGATGATGGATTTAAATGGAGGAAGTATGGCAAGAAGATGGTCAAGAATCGTCCAAATCCAAG GAATTACTACAAATGCTCAAGTGGAGGATGCAATGTGAAGAAAAGAGTTGAAAGGGACAATGAGGACTCAAGCTATGTCATCACTACCTATGAAGGAATTCACAATCACCAGAGCCCTTCTCATGTGCTTCACTACACACAATTCCCTCCCAAAAATATTGGCCTTCATAACCTTCGcctttag